From one Gemmatimonadaceae bacterium genomic stretch:
- the dnaE gene encoding DNA polymerase III subunit alpha — MSFVHLHCHSEYSLLDGANRIGDLISRALEFEQPALAITDHGNLHGAWDFQEQARKAGIKPIIGMEAYVAPGDRRLKARTDLRSKPYYHLVLLARDAVGYKNLVKLSSLAYTEGFYAKPRVDRELLARYSEGIVVSSACMAGEVAVSLLNDDYDAAREAASWYADVFRDRYYLEVQAHDSPNQAALNERVFKLAAELNLPVVATNDSHFLRREDHDAHDVLLCIGLGRERAEPDRMHYDEGLYFKSADEVAARFPDRPDVLENTLRIAEESSIALSKKYQVPSFPLPPGVGTENDLLIRLATEGARERYLPGAAADAPLPPEVRERLDYELGVITSTGYAGYFLIVYDFIKAARDRGIPVGPGRGSAAGSLVAYSLRITDVCPLRFDLLFERFLNPERVSMPDIDVDFCFERRGEVIEYVRQKYGRDSVGQIITFGTLKSRAAVKDVGRALGFTPKETDDLAKLIPNAPNFSLTVREAMERVPEVRLLYAESRDDTKEARERKARYRELLEYAVKLEGLSRHAGVHAAGVVIAPGPLDEYVPVCTTASRGAAGLASDDDTIVVTQYDMNALEKAGMLKMDFLGLTTLTVIDDTLKSIRARTGSAPDLATLPLDDAETYRMLRSGRTAGVFQFESPLATDMVRNMRCDRFDDLVASNALMRPGPLDAGMHKVYCRRKRGEEPVTYRLPELRDILEPTYGVITYQEQVMRIAQTLAGISLAEADVLRKAVGKKDAELIREELGKFVEKAVARGYDRSIIEEISGQLETFGRYGFNKCLPGHAEILDAATGRLVRIEDLYTAAAKLDHVVTCDPASLKLQHGRVATVMDNGIKTVYRLRTESGREIDATANHPFLTFDGWRELGDLAIGEHIAVPRSLPVEGTVEWPEHEVIALGHLLAEGNLCHPTGVYFYNQDSAEVGDFVAAAEQFSNVACTTKPHKGTDSVYTRRIDRTQPSGIFEWARLLGMLGKTAVHKEVPGAAFALNNRQIGLLLSRMWAGDGHVNTLDRNAYYATSSKRLGLQVQHLLLRLGIIARIRCVQFRYRGAHKTGYQVFVTGNDNLRLFSSHIASRFLNAERRRLVAELILDTPVYGPSKDVVPVAARSLVRAAKVRAGSTWAQVESGADVSSRDFTPAGTNPHKIGFTRATVGRLAAYFDDAELRRLAEGDVLWDRVDAIELLGEMRTYDLEVPGTHNFVANDVIVHNSHSVAYSIIGYHTAWLKTHFPAEFMAALLSSQIGDTDSVVKYIAEARDMRLDVLPPDASESGYKFTVVGERKVRFGLGAVRNVGHSAIDSILAARGEKPFESLYDLCERVDLRVCNKRVFEALTLAGALDSLGAHRAQIFAGLDAAIREGSLHQDDKRSGQVSLFGGPAETERGEVRAPRQLPAVAPWTESERLTREKEILGFYISGHPLDPFRAEAELFATHTVANLGTWAPETMSLCVVVTSVKKQLSKRTGAEFARLIIEDFSGSAEVMVFPEKWASLSTQLRTDVPVLLRGAYARRDQTADNPLFVVESVKPMTDLRADGQVAVQLELTLGQHATPALADELREVISHHPGSAPIEIRWSDGNGERAAFRSRTFTVSADGPSIAELRALVGNDRVKVVRANQ; from the coding sequence GTGTCCTTCGTCCATCTCCACTGCCATTCGGAGTACTCCCTTCTCGACGGCGCTAACCGGATAGGCGACCTGATATCGCGGGCGCTGGAGTTCGAGCAGCCAGCGCTCGCGATCACCGATCACGGCAACCTGCACGGGGCATGGGACTTCCAGGAGCAGGCCAGGAAGGCCGGCATCAAGCCGATCATCGGCATGGAGGCCTACGTCGCGCCCGGCGACAGGCGGCTCAAGGCCCGCACCGACCTCCGCTCGAAGCCCTACTACCACCTTGTTCTGCTGGCGCGCGACGCCGTGGGCTACAAGAACCTGGTCAAGCTCTCGTCCCTGGCCTACACCGAGGGCTTCTACGCCAAGCCGCGCGTGGACCGGGAGCTCCTGGCCAGGTACAGCGAGGGGATCGTCGTTTCCTCCGCGTGCATGGCCGGCGAGGTGGCCGTGTCGCTGCTCAACGACGACTACGACGCCGCCCGGGAAGCCGCTTCGTGGTATGCCGACGTCTTCCGCGACCGGTATTACCTCGAAGTCCAGGCGCACGACAGCCCCAACCAGGCGGCGCTCAACGAGCGCGTCTTCAAGCTCGCGGCCGAGCTGAATCTCCCGGTCGTCGCCACCAACGACTCGCACTTCCTCCGGCGCGAAGATCACGACGCGCACGACGTGCTGCTCTGCATCGGACTCGGCCGCGAGCGAGCGGAGCCCGACCGCATGCACTACGACGAGGGGCTCTACTTCAAGAGCGCCGACGAGGTCGCCGCGAGATTCCCCGACCGGCCCGACGTCCTGGAGAACACCCTCAGGATAGCGGAGGAATCATCGATCGCGCTGTCCAAGAAGTACCAGGTCCCGTCGTTCCCGCTGCCGCCCGGGGTCGGGACCGAGAACGACCTGCTCATCCGGCTCGCGACCGAGGGCGCGCGCGAGCGGTATCTGCCCGGCGCGGCCGCCGACGCGCCGCTGCCGCCGGAAGTGCGCGAGCGGCTCGACTACGAGCTGGGCGTAATCACGAGCACCGGCTACGCCGGCTACTTCCTGATCGTGTACGACTTCATCAAGGCGGCGCGCGACCGCGGGATCCCGGTCGGCCCCGGGCGCGGCTCCGCGGCCGGCTCGCTGGTGGCGTACTCGCTCAGGATCACCGACGTGTGCCCGCTCCGTTTCGACCTGCTGTTCGAGCGCTTCCTGAACCCCGAGCGCGTGTCGATGCCGGACATCGACGTGGACTTTTGCTTCGAGCGCCGCGGCGAGGTGATCGAGTACGTCCGGCAGAAATACGGGCGCGACTCCGTGGGACAGATAATCACGTTCGGCACGCTCAAGTCCCGCGCGGCGGTGAAGGACGTCGGCCGCGCGCTCGGCTTCACCCCGAAAGAGACCGACGACCTCGCCAAGCTGATCCCCAACGCGCCGAACTTCTCGCTGACCGTGCGCGAGGCGATGGAGCGCGTTCCCGAGGTGCGGCTGCTGTACGCCGAATCGCGCGACGACACGAAGGAGGCGCGCGAGCGGAAGGCGCGCTACCGGGAGCTGCTCGAGTACGCGGTCAAGCTCGAGGGCCTGTCGCGCCACGCTGGGGTGCACGCCGCGGGCGTCGTCATCGCGCCCGGCCCGCTGGACGAGTACGTGCCGGTGTGCACGACGGCGTCCAGGGGCGCCGCTGGTCTCGCCTCGGACGACGACACGATCGTCGTCACCCAATACGACATGAACGCGCTCGAGAAGGCCGGCATGCTGAAGATGGACTTCCTCGGCCTCACGACGCTGACCGTCATCGACGACACGCTCAAGTCGATCCGCGCGCGCACCGGCTCGGCGCCCGACCTCGCCACGCTGCCGCTCGACGACGCCGAGACCTACCGCATGCTGCGGAGCGGACGCACGGCCGGCGTGTTCCAGTTCGAGTCGCCGCTGGCGACGGACATGGTTCGCAACATGCGCTGCGACCGGTTCGACGACCTGGTCGCGTCCAACGCGCTGATGCGTCCGGGCCCGCTCGACGCCGGGATGCACAAGGTCTATTGCCGCCGGAAGCGCGGCGAGGAGCCGGTGACTTACCGGCTGCCCGAGCTGCGCGACATCCTCGAGCCGACGTACGGCGTGATCACGTATCAGGAGCAGGTGATGCGGATCGCGCAGACGCTCGCCGGGATCTCGCTCGCGGAAGCGGACGTGCTGCGGAAGGCCGTCGGCAAGAAGGACGCGGAGCTGATCCGCGAGGAGCTCGGCAAGTTCGTCGAGAAGGCCGTCGCGCGCGGCTACGACCGCTCGATCATCGAGGAGATCTCCGGCCAGCTCGAGACGTTCGGCCGGTACGGCTTCAACAAGTGTCTGCCAGGGCACGCGGAGATCCTCGACGCCGCAACAGGACGACTTGTTCGTATTGAGGATCTGTACACCGCGGCAGCCAAACTTGACCATGTCGTCACATGCGATCCCGCATCGCTCAAGCTCCAGCACGGCCGGGTTGCGACGGTGATGGACAACGGCATCAAAACGGTCTATCGGTTGCGGACGGAATCGGGACGAGAGATTGACGCGACGGCGAACCACCCGTTCCTGACCTTCGATGGCTGGCGCGAACTTGGGGACCTCGCAATCGGCGAGCACATCGCGGTGCCCCGATCTCTTCCTGTAGAAGGCACCGTCGAATGGCCCGAACACGAAGTGATCGCGCTTGGACACCTGCTCGCCGAAGGCAACCTATGCCACCCGACTGGTGTGTACTTCTACAACCAGGACTCCGCAGAGGTGGGGGACTTCGTCGCGGCAGCCGAGCAGTTCTCCAACGTGGCGTGCACGACGAAGCCACACAAGGGGACTGATTCGGTTTACACCCGTCGCATCGATCGTACGCAGCCGTCCGGCATTTTCGAGTGGGCCCGCCTGCTCGGCATGCTCGGTAAAACGGCGGTTCACAAGGAAGTTCCCGGTGCGGCTTTCGCACTTAACAACCGGCAGATTGGCCTGCTGCTGAGCAGGATGTGGGCGGGCGACGGTCACGTCAACACGCTCGATCGGAACGCCTATTATGCTACGTCCTCGAAGCGCCTCGGGCTGCAGGTGCAGCACCTGCTGCTCCGCCTTGGGATCATCGCGCGAATCCGATGCGTGCAGTTCCGCTACCGAGGCGCGCACAAAACGGGCTATCAGGTCTTCGTTACCGGCAACGACAACCTGCGGCTCTTCTCCAGCCACATCGCGTCTCGGTTCCTGAATGCCGAGCGGCGGCGTTTGGTCGCGGAGCTAATCCTCGACACCCCGGTCTACGGTCCGTCCAAGGATGTCGTGCCGGTAGCCGCGCGCAGCCTGGTGCGCGCGGCCAAAGTGCGGGCCGGCTCGACATGGGCTCAAGTCGAGTCGGGCGCAGATGTGTCGTCGCGCGACTTCACTCCCGCCGGAACGAACCCGCACAAGATCGGCTTCACGCGTGCGACAGTCGGCCGCCTGGCCGCATACTTCGACGACGCCGAACTCCGGCGACTCGCGGAGGGAGACGTCCTGTGGGACCGAGTTGACGCGATCGAGTTGCTGGGAGAAATGCGGACTTACGATCTCGAAGTGCCCGGCACGCATAACTTCGTCGCGAACGACGTCATCGTTCACAACAGCCACTCAGTCGCGTACTCGATCATCGGCTACCACACCGCCTGGCTCAAGACGCACTTCCCCGCCGAGTTCATGGCGGCGCTGCTGTCGTCGCAGATCGGCGACACGGACAGCGTGGTGAAGTACATCGCGGAAGCGCGCGACATGCGGCTCGACGTGCTGCCGCCCGACGCGAGCGAGTCGGGGTACAAGTTCACCGTAGTCGGCGAGCGGAAGGTCCGCTTCGGCCTGGGCGCGGTGCGCAACGTGGGACATTCCGCGATCGACTCGATACTCGCCGCTCGCGGCGAGAAGCCGTTCGAGTCGCTGTACGACCTGTGCGAGCGGGTGGACCTGCGCGTGTGCAACAAGCGGGTGTTCGAGGCGCTCACGCTGGCCGGCGCGCTCGATTCGCTGGGCGCGCACCGGGCGCAGATCTTCGCCGGCCTCGACGCGGCGATCCGCGAGGGCTCGCTGCACCAGGACGACAAGCGGTCCGGCCAGGTGTCGCTGTTCGGCGGCCCGGCCGAGACCGAGCGCGGCGAGGTGCGCGCGCCGCGGCAGCTTCCCGCCGTCGCGCCCTGGACCGAGAGCGAGCGTCTCACGCGCGAGAAGGAGATCCTCGGCTTCTACATCTCCGGCCATCCGCTCGACCCGTTTCGCGCCGAGGCGGAGCTGTTCGCGACTCATACCGTGGCGAACCTGGGAACATGGGCTCCCGAGACCATGTCGCTCTGCGTCGTGGTCACCTCCGTGAAGAAGCAGCTGAGCAAGCGGACCGGGGCCGAGTTCGCGCGGCTGATCATCGAGGATTTCTCGGGATCCGCGGAAGTGATGGTGTTTCCCGAGAAGTGGGCGTCGCTGTCCACGCAGCTCCGGACGGACGTGCCGGTGCTGCTGCGCGGCGCCTACGCGCGGCGCGATCAGACCGCGGACAATCCGCTCTTCGTCGTGGAGTCGGTGAAGCCGATGACGGATCTGCGGGCCGACGGCCAGGTCGCCGTGCAGCTCGAGCTGACGCTCGGGCAGCACGCGACCCCGGCGCTGGCGGACGAGCTGCGCGAGGTGATCAGCCACCATCCGGGCTCGGCGCCCATCGAGATCCGGTGGAGCGACGGCAACGGCGAGCGGGCGGCGTTCCGATCGCGCACATTCACCGTGTCGGCCGACGGGCCGTCGATCGCGGAGCTGCGCGCGCTCGTCGGCAACGACCGCGTCAAAGTCGTGCGGGCGAACCAGTGA
- the ricT gene encoding regulatory iron-sulfur-containing complex subunit RicT, whose amino-acid sequence MTHLIEVAFSGNRKEFFEWPESEPPPLKAPVIVDADRGEDFGYVHAVGELAEKRSRGCAHGCGYSPGTNEPAAPARRALRIANEADVRQAGSMKKLSADARRQAAEKVKGAGLQMKISDAEWQWDRRKLTLYFTAEKRVDFRNLVRDLASLFKTRIELKQIGVRDEAKRLDGIGRCGRQYCSASWLPELRPVNLGVAKDQRLSLNPSQISGACGRLMCCLRYEHEMYVTARKRFPKEGRTFTTSTGEEKIVANDIFQERVTLRAAEGEQRVLTLAQFSLETGFVSPSAAVAAADSMETAEMADDLALVDELIAEETGAVEPAAPAPDMAPQPSPASGEDSAQTARRRRRGRRGGRRNRGPKQGD is encoded by the coding sequence ATGACTCATCTCATTGAAGTGGCCTTCAGCGGCAACAGAAAGGAGTTCTTCGAGTGGCCGGAATCCGAGCCGCCGCCGCTCAAGGCGCCGGTCATCGTCGACGCCGATCGCGGCGAGGACTTCGGCTACGTGCACGCGGTCGGCGAGCTGGCGGAGAAGCGCAGCCGCGGCTGCGCCCACGGCTGCGGCTATTCTCCCGGGACGAACGAGCCCGCCGCGCCCGCGCGCCGCGCGTTGCGGATCGCCAACGAAGCCGACGTGCGCCAGGCCGGCAGCATGAAAAAGCTCAGCGCCGACGCGCGCCGGCAAGCCGCCGAGAAGGTGAAAGGCGCCGGGCTCCAGATGAAGATCTCGGACGCGGAGTGGCAGTGGGACCGGCGCAAGCTCACGCTGTACTTCACGGCCGAAAAGCGCGTCGATTTCCGCAACCTCGTGCGCGACCTCGCGTCGCTGTTCAAGACTCGGATAGAGCTGAAGCAGATCGGCGTGCGCGACGAGGCCAAGCGGCTCGACGGCATCGGGCGCTGCGGCCGGCAATACTGCTCGGCGTCGTGGCTCCCCGAGCTGCGGCCCGTCAACCTCGGCGTGGCCAAGGACCAGCGGCTGTCACTCAATCCATCGCAGATCTCGGGCGCGTGCGGCCGGCTGATGTGCTGCCTGAGATACGAGCACGAGATGTACGTGACCGCGCGGAAGCGGTTCCCCAAGGAAGGCCGGACGTTCACCACATCGACGGGTGAAGAGAAAATCGTCGCCAACGACATCTTCCAGGAGCGGGTCACGCTGCGCGCGGCCGAGGGCGAGCAGCGGGTCTTGACGCTCGCTCAGTTCTCGCTCGAGACCGGGTTCGTGTCGCCGTCCGCCGCGGTCGCGGCCGCGGACTCCATGGAGACGGCCGAGATGGCGGACGATCTCGCGCTAGTGGATGAGCTGATCGCCGAGGAGACGGGCGCCGTCGAGCCGGCCGCGCCTGCTCCAGACATGGCGCCGCAACCGTCGCCCGCGTCCGGCGAGGATTCCGCGCAGACGGCGCGACGCCGGCGGCGGGGCCGCCGCGGCGGGCGCAGGAACCGCGGTCCCAAGCAAGGCGACTGA
- a CDS encoding SusD/RagB family nutrient-binding outer membrane lipoprotein has product MTHITGDANTMRYSNPGSRTRIFGLAGLGAVLLLGVAACDADRLTRVNEDPNNPTSAPPQAVFTYATRIAMQRWFGSNPTNMRGPVLTAQHLAQVQYPDEDQYLRLGGEVTNNSFIFTYAQELKNFQAVIDAGKTATQPLLWGPPQIMRSLIFGYVTDVWGDVPYSQALQGDATDALIQPAYDAQKDIYTGLFRDLAEAVTAIAGGSGQTLGNADPIFAGNSLRWQRFGNSLRARHAMRLANVDPTTARAELTAAIGAPGGLLASNADNAQMNWPGDGIYDNPWAVNNRTRDDHRLSDRLMGQMLPVNDPRIPVYAQPTLADPTVYAGMPNALTASEAGNYSLISSRPGRVFYSTDRFCSGCTGLTGQRFPSFVLTYAEVSFILAEAVERGWITGSAAAYYTQGIQASMAQWGVTDAAAIATFLARPEIVYAGGTAGHGQIALQKWIALYGEGVQAWAEWRRTCVPATVKPGPAAIIGTVPRRYQYSVREKSVNTANVDAAIARQGPDEFTTRIYWDTSPTDAPTYPGASCGVR; this is encoded by the coding sequence ATGACGCATATAACTGGAGACGCCAACACCATGCGCTATAGCAATCCCGGATCGCGAACCAGGATCTTTGGACTCGCGGGTCTCGGTGCCGTGCTCCTGCTCGGTGTCGCGGCATGCGACGCCGACAGGCTGACCCGGGTCAACGAGGACCCGAACAACCCGACGTCGGCTCCGCCGCAAGCGGTGTTCACGTACGCCACGCGCATCGCGATGCAGCGCTGGTTCGGGAGCAATCCGACGAACATGCGCGGTCCGGTGCTGACCGCGCAGCACCTCGCCCAGGTACAGTACCCGGATGAAGACCAGTACCTGCGGCTCGGCGGGGAAGTCACCAACAACAGCTTCATCTTCACATACGCGCAAGAGCTGAAGAACTTCCAGGCCGTAATCGACGCCGGAAAGACGGCCACGCAGCCGCTGCTATGGGGTCCTCCTCAAATCATGCGGAGCCTGATATTCGGCTACGTGACCGACGTTTGGGGTGACGTGCCGTACTCGCAGGCACTCCAGGGAGACGCTACTGACGCGCTAATCCAACCGGCGTACGACGCGCAGAAGGACATTTACACCGGTCTCTTCCGCGATCTCGCCGAGGCCGTGACCGCCATCGCCGGCGGCTCCGGCCAGACTCTCGGCAATGCCGACCCGATCTTCGCCGGGAACAGCCTGAGGTGGCAGCGGTTCGGCAACTCCCTCCGCGCCCGCCACGCCATGCGGCTCGCCAACGTCGATCCGACCACGGCGCGAGCGGAGCTCACGGCCGCCATCGGCGCGCCCGGCGGCTTGCTGGCGTCGAACGCCGACAACGCGCAGATGAACTGGCCGGGAGACGGCATCTACGACAACCCGTGGGCGGTCAACAACCGCACCCGCGACGATCACCGGCTGTCGGATCGTCTCATGGGCCAGATGCTGCCAGTGAATGATCCCCGCATACCGGTGTATGCGCAGCCGACGCTCGCGGACCCGACCGTGTATGCCGGAATGCCCAATGCTCTCACGGCGTCCGAGGCCGGGAATTACTCTCTTATCTCGTCGCGTCCGGGCAGGGTTTTCTATTCCACGGACCGGTTCTGCTCCGGTTGCACCGGTCTTACCGGCCAGAGGTTCCCGTCGTTCGTCCTGACCTACGCCGAAGTGTCGTTCATCCTGGCCGAGGCGGTGGAACGGGGCTGGATCACGGGGAGCGCGGCGGCGTACTATACGCAGGGAATCCAGGCGTCCATGGCGCAGTGGGGCGTGACCGACGCCGCTGCGATCGCCACCTTCCTCGCCCGTCCGGAGATCGTATACGCCGGCGGTACGGCTGGACACGGCCAGATCGCGCTGCAGAAGTGGATCGCTCTTTACGGCGAGGGCGTCCAGGCGTGGGCGGAATGGCGCCGGACGTGCGTGCCGGCAACGGTCAAGCCGGGACCCGCCGCGATCATCGGTACGGTCCCCCGGCGGTATCAGTATTCCGTTCGCGAGAAATCAGTCAACACGGCCAACGTGGATGCCGCTATTGCCAGGCAGGGGCCGGATGAGTTCACGACCCGGATCTACTGGGACACGAGCCCAACCGACGCGCCGACGTACCCCGGAGCAAGCTGCGGGGTGAGGTAA
- a CDS encoding acetyl-CoA carboxylase carboxyltransferase subunit alpha codes for MSTGVTLEFEKPIAELERRIEDLRKAAGDGQLSVDEEVATLEAKLAEMRAEVYRNLTPIQRVQVARSSKRPFTEDYIRLIFTDFIELHGDRAFREDAAIIGGWARLDGETVMIIGHQRGRDTKENLKRNFGMPHPEGYRKALRLMKLAEKFHVPVLTFVDTPGAWAGLGAEERGQSEAIARNLLEMSQLMVPIVATIIGEGGSGGALALAVADRVLMLENAVYSVITVEGCAAILWKADGKNQELRDRAASALRITAPDLLPLKVIDEIIPEPPGGAHANHEVAAAAVQEALMRHLEELRKYRPEKLVRRRRQKFLRIGQWSE; via the coding sequence GTGAGCACGGGAGTCACTCTGGAATTCGAGAAGCCGATCGCCGAGCTGGAGCGGCGGATCGAGGACCTGCGCAAGGCCGCGGGCGACGGCCAACTGAGCGTGGACGAGGAAGTCGCCACGCTGGAGGCGAAGCTCGCGGAGATGCGCGCCGAGGTGTATCGCAACCTCACGCCCATCCAGCGCGTGCAGGTGGCGCGGAGCAGCAAGCGCCCGTTCACCGAGGATTACATCCGGCTCATCTTCACCGACTTCATCGAGCTGCACGGCGATCGCGCGTTCCGCGAGGACGCCGCCATCATCGGGGGATGGGCCAGGCTCGACGGCGAGACGGTGATGATCATCGGCCACCAGCGCGGCCGCGACACCAAGGAGAATCTCAAGCGCAACTTCGGGATGCCGCATCCCGAGGGATACCGCAAGGCGCTGCGACTGATGAAGCTGGCCGAGAAGTTCCACGTCCCGGTGCTGACGTTCGTGGACACTCCCGGCGCCTGGGCGGGACTCGGCGCCGAGGAGCGGGGCCAGTCGGAAGCGATCGCCCGGAACCTGCTGGAGATGAGCCAGCTCATGGTGCCGATCGTGGCCACCATCATCGGCGAAGGCGGCTCCGGCGGGGCGCTCGCGCTCGCGGTGGCGGACCGGGTGCTGATGCTGGAGAACGCGGTCTACTCGGTGATCACGGTCGAGGGGTGCGCCGCGATCCTGTGGAAGGCCGACGGCAAGAACCAGGAGCTGCGCGACCGCGCTGCGTCCGCGCTGCGGATCACCGCGCCCGACCTGCTTCCGCTCAAGGTCATCGACGAGATCATTCCCGAGCCGCCCGGCGGCGCGCACGCCAACCACGAGGTGGCCGCCGCCGCGGTGCAGGAGGCACTGATGCGGCACCTGGAAGAGCTGCGCAAATACCGGCCGGAGAAGCTGGTTCGGCGCCGACGACAGAAATTTCTGCGAATCGGGCAATGGAGCGAGTAG
- a CDS encoding carboxypeptidase regulatory-like domain-containing protein — MIARYLGTAALAAAFSTPQSLSAQATPAAPAPSYELKGTIVDGSNRPLGLVEVVLIRDAAVVHTVLSGDNGRFTFGRVAAGQVMLHFRRIGYAAQTIDMVVGPGGHPSVSEIVLVELPSQLTDVTINTAAEDERYRSFYERKRQRASFGRFLEHKDIRRLGPANPSDLFRTVPGTTIRSANLYGNTIRVRGCQPMVWVDGQRVPGAELDEVVQPTEIGAIEFYPSSAGVPAQYMERGNRLCGLILVWTR; from the coding sequence ATGATTGCGCGGTATCTCGGCACGGCCGCATTGGCGGCAGCTTTCTCTACGCCGCAGTCTCTTTCGGCGCAAGCGACGCCCGCCGCGCCGGCGCCGTCCTACGAGCTCAAGGGCACCATCGTCGATGGATCGAATCGCCCGTTGGGCCTCGTCGAAGTCGTCCTCATTCGCGACGCGGCCGTAGTCCACACGGTCCTGTCGGGAGATAACGGCCGGTTCACGTTCGGGCGCGTGGCGGCGGGCCAGGTGATGCTGCACTTCCGCCGGATCGGGTACGCGGCGCAAACGATCGATATGGTCGTCGGGCCCGGCGGACACCCCAGCGTGAGCGAGATCGTGCTGGTCGAGCTTCCATCGCAGTTGACGGACGTCACCATCAACACCGCTGCGGAGGACGAGAGATATCGCTCGTTCTACGAGCGGAAGCGGCAGCGGGCTTCATTCGGACGTTTTCTGGAACACAAGGACATTCGCCGCCTCGGTCCCGCCAACCCCAGCGATCTGTTTCGAACGGTGCCGGGAACCACCATCCGGTCCGCCAACCTGTACGGGAATACCATTCGCGTTCGAGGTTGCCAGCCGATGGTCTGGGTGGACGGGCAGCGTGTTCCGGGCGCGGAGCTGGACGAGGTGGTTCAGCCCACGGAGATCGGCGCGATCGAGTTTTATCCGTCTTCCGCCGGAGTGCCGGCGCAGTACATGGAGCGGGGGAACCGGTTGTGCGGGCTCATTCTCGTCTGGACACGCTGA
- the metG gene encoding methionine--tRNA ligase: MARFYLTTAIDYANGDPHHGHAFEKIGADVIARYHRMRGDDVHFLIGMDEHGQKVAQAASDRGIPPQEFVDHIAAKFLAMWRRLDISHDQFIRTTDAAHRKGVRALIKRIHENNPDDFYEQSYEGWYCVGCELFKRDNEIVDGRCVDHPTRELEWTEERNWFFRLTKYADFLQRLIGERREFLQPETRRNEIRSLLEQGLEDISISRARLSWAIPFPLQSADPAAAEQGTWVWFDALPNYLTATGYPDAGYRDRWPAQLHIVGKDITRLHAVVWPAMLQAAELPLPERVWAHGFVLLGGERFSKSSGVRLDLDEVIDRYGADALRYYLMREIPFDADGSFSWERFEERYNSELANALGNLASRTVAMVEKYCGGVVPAGAPNEVDAADARDYAAYHSAMDGSRGYLLHEALKSVWATVARGNEFVDRQAPWRLAKDPAKAGELHAVLASLIRQLARHAVYLAPFMPAKSQELWHALGAPGDVNAVRFAEIERIDPSGWRVAKGPPLFPKEAPPSTSQPGR; encoded by the coding sequence TTGGCGAGATTTTACCTCACGACCGCGATCGACTACGCCAACGGCGACCCACACCACGGGCACGCCTTCGAGAAGATCGGCGCGGACGTGATCGCGCGGTACCACCGCATGCGGGGCGACGACGTGCACTTCCTCATAGGGATGGACGAGCACGGGCAGAAGGTCGCGCAGGCGGCGTCCGATCGCGGCATCCCTCCGCAGGAGTTCGTGGACCATATCGCGGCGAAGTTCCTCGCGATGTGGCGGCGGCTGGACATCTCGCACGACCAGTTCATCCGAACCACGGACGCCGCGCACCGGAAGGGCGTGCGCGCGCTCATCAAGCGCATTCACGAGAACAACCCCGACGATTTCTACGAGCAGAGCTACGAGGGCTGGTACTGCGTGGGGTGCGAGCTGTTCAAGCGCGACAACGAGATCGTCGACGGCCGGTGCGTGGACCATCCGACGCGCGAGCTGGAATGGACCGAGGAGCGCAACTGGTTCTTCCGGCTCACGAAGTACGCCGACTTTCTCCAGCGGCTGATCGGGGAGCGCCGCGAGTTCCTCCAACCGGAGACGCGGCGCAACGAGATCCGCTCGCTGCTCGAGCAGGGGCTGGAGGACATCTCGATCTCGCGCGCGCGGCTGAGCTGGGCAATTCCCTTCCCGCTCCAGTCGGCCGATCCCGCCGCCGCCGAGCAGGGCACGTGGGTCTGGTTCGACGCTCTGCCGAACTATCTGACCGCGACCGGCTACCCTGACGCCGGCTATCGCGACCGCTGGCCGGCCCAGCTGCACATCGTGGGCAAGGACATCACCCGGCTGCACGCGGTCGTCTGGCCGGCGATGCTGCAGGCCGCGGAGCTGCCGCTGCCGGAGCGCGTGTGGGCCCACGGCTTCGTGCTGCTGGGCGGCGAGCGATTCAGCAAGTCATCCGGGGTCCGGCTCGACCTCGACGAAGTGATCGACCGGTACGGGGCCGACGCGCTCCGCTACTATCTGATGCGCGAGATCCCGTTCGACGCGGACGGGTCATTTTCCTGGGAGCGGTTCGAGGAGCGGTACAACTCCGAGCTCGCCAACGCGCTGGGCAATCTCGCGAGCCGTACCGTGGCCATGGTGGAGAAGTACTGCGGCGGAGTGGTTCCCGCGGGCGCGCCGAACGAGGTGGACGCCGCCGATGCGCGCGATTACGCGGCGTACCACTCGGCCATGGACGGCTCGCGCGGGTATCTGCTGCACGAAGCGCTCAAGAGCGTGTGGGCGACGGTCGCGCGCGGCAACGAGTTCGTTGACCGGCAAGCGCCGTGGAGGCTGGCCAAGGATCCGGCAAAGGCCGGCGAGCTCCACGCAGTGCTGGCATCGCTGATCCGGCAGCTCGCGCGACACGCGGTTTACCTCGCGCCGTTCATGCCGGCGAAATCCCAGGAGCTGTGGCACGCGCTCGGCGCGCCGGGCGACGTGAACGCGGTGCGGTTCGCGGAGATCGAGAGGATCGATCCGAGCGGGTGGAGGGTGGCGAAAGGGCCGCCGCTCTTCCCCAAGGAAGCCCCCCCGTCTACCTCCCAGCCGGGTCGCTGA